The following proteins are co-located in the Massilia litorea genome:
- a CDS encoding class I SAM-dependent methyltransferase — protein sequence MKPDKPSNTALIVAAGLQLARGNAALPADLMPAEALRCGEQLLQRVHPRLAGLLRKTWFRRLCNLLERATLPGICLHFTLRKQMVRQQVRAAIAGGCTQVVVLGAGLDTLCTELKAARPELCCIEIDHPATQSARRNGSDDTDIEFIAADLRQQELGAMLKAHPNFCRIASTLFVAEGLLMYMPLDAVRALLTQMAAAAPHCGVTFTWFEPLEHGLAFPHRHGHFR from the coding sequence ATGAAGCCAGATAAGCCGAGCAATACGGCCCTCATCGTTGCAGCCGGACTTCAACTGGCGCGCGGAAATGCGGCCTTGCCGGCTGACCTGATGCCGGCTGAGGCGCTGCGCTGCGGCGAACAACTGCTGCAGCGCGTACATCCACGACTGGCCGGCCTGCTGCGCAAGACGTGGTTTCGTCGCCTCTGCAATCTGCTTGAACGGGCAACGCTGCCGGGCATTTGCCTGCACTTCACGCTGCGTAAACAGATGGTGCGCCAACAGGTGCGCGCTGCGATTGCCGGTGGTTGTACCCAAGTAGTCGTGCTCGGCGCCGGACTCGACACCTTGTGCACGGAACTGAAAGCAGCCCGGCCGGAACTGTGCTGCATCGAAATCGACCACCCGGCCACCCAATCCGCGAGACGAAACGGCAGTGACGACACTGATATCGAATTCATTGCAGCCGATCTCAGGCAGCAAGAGCTTGGAGCGATGTTGAAAGCGCATCCCAACTTCTGCCGAATAGCTTCCACCCTGTTCGTGGCCGAAGGATTGCTGATGTATATGCCTCTCGATGCAGTGCGTGCGCTGTTGACACAGATGGCCGCGGCCGCACCGCACTGCGGAGTGACGTTCACGTGGTTTGAGCCGCTCGAACACGGGCTGGCCTTCCCCCATCGTCACGGACACTTCCGTTAG